One genomic region from Mytilus trossulus isolate FHL-02 chromosome 9, PNRI_Mtr1.1.1.hap1, whole genome shotgun sequence encodes:
- the LOC134683751 gene encoding uncharacterized protein LOC134683751, translating to MEAGFLKCVCFIVTSYMTLISKPIVGDCFKMTERNELRNKHIKGNLVKSVTTETSIECFRQCNKLIRCSSISYNPQNKICYMYSRLNTYSDGTIEDGRMYYLKDVKNCPTEEGYTYKSSLMLCIKFYDVEVTYQNAVSTCHSENSSLVRIDSPEVQKIVYSYLTYDEKFTNSKAYIQGNRKQNTPEWEFADGTLISYMPWNLNQKQPEAYDQIFLCFNVVDQGMWHDCIGTQLFRFVCERYLF from the exons ATGGAAGCTGGGTTCTTAAAATGTGTCTGTTTTATAGTTACTAGTTATATGACTTTAATTTCAAAACCTATTGTTGGCgattgttttaaaatgacagAAAGAAACGAATTGAGAAATAAACATATCAAAGGAAATCTAGTTAAATCTGTGACGACGGAGACTAGTATTGAGTGCTTTAGACAATGTAATAAACTAATTAGATGTTCATCAATATCTTACAACCCACAAAATAAGATCTGTTATATGTACTCGAGGTTAAATACATATTCAGATGGAACCATAGAAGATGGAAGGATGTACTATTTGAAAG ATGTTAAAAACTGTCCCACAGAAGAAGGATATACATATAAATCGAGTCTCATGCTGTGCATTAAGTTTTATGATGTTGAAGTAACGTACCAGAATGCTGTTTCTACATGTCATTCAGAAAATTCATCCCTGGTGAGAATAGATAGTCCGGAAgttcaaaaaattgtgtattcaTATTTAACAT ATGATGAAAAGTTTACCAACAGTAAAGCCTATATACAAGGCAACAGAAAACAGAACACACCAGAATGGGAATTCGCTGATGGAACCCTTATATCATACATGCCATGGAATCTGAACCAAAAACAACCAGAAGCGTATGATCAAATATTCTTATGTTTCAATGTTGTAGACCAGGGCATGTGGCATGACTGCATTGGTACACAATTATTTAGATTTGTTTGTGaaagatatttgttttag